One Haloterrigena salifodinae DNA window includes the following coding sequences:
- a CDS encoding GYD domain-containing protein — translation MVTDASLVDVDDRSVQNAQELSSIWGAIRTEFEDHEAEMLDSDAILGRHDFLVLFDAADRELAFKSALTLRRHGLSAQTMEIVDTDDFANLVDEI, via the coding sequence ATGGTAACTGACGCATCGCTCGTCGACGTTGACGACCGGTCCGTCCAAAACGCGCAGGAACTATCGTCGATCTGGGGCGCGATCAGAACCGAGTTCGAGGATCACGAGGCAGAGATGCTCGACTCGGACGCGATTCTGGGACGGCACGACTTTCTCGTCCTCTTCGACGCGGCCGACCGCGAGTTGGCGTTTAAGTCGGCGTTAACTCTCCGTCGGCACGGACTGTCGGCGCAGACGATGGAAATCGTCGATACCGACGACTTCGCGAATCTAGTCGACGAAATCTGA
- a CDS encoding SprT family zinc-dependent metalloprotease → MTDDNEDALTIDDEIVARARIHAREILEAHDLEVDRDALEWDVSTRARRRAGACRWDADREVATIVLTRAAYRRYDWETFAGVVRHELVHAWEFQRFGESGHGSRFRERAAELEAPRHCESFSDPRYVLRCRDDGCDWEARRHRASKPVKAPDRYRCGACGGAYEVEHAASGRTWTTASEFGGVKSALGAEW, encoded by the coding sequence GTGACCGACGACAATGAGGACGCCCTCACGATCGACGACGAAATCGTCGCTCGGGCACGGATCCACGCCCGCGAGATCCTCGAGGCCCACGACCTCGAGGTCGACCGCGACGCCCTCGAGTGGGACGTTTCGACGCGCGCTCGCCGTCGCGCCGGGGCGTGTCGCTGGGACGCCGACCGTGAGGTCGCGACGATCGTGCTCACGCGGGCGGCCTACCGGCGGTACGACTGGGAGACGTTCGCCGGCGTCGTTCGACACGAACTCGTCCACGCCTGGGAGTTCCAGCGGTTCGGCGAGTCGGGGCACGGATCGCGCTTTCGCGAACGGGCGGCCGAACTCGAGGCGCCGCGTCACTGCGAGTCGTTTTCGGACCCTCGGTACGTCCTCCGCTGTCGCGACGACGGCTGCGACTGGGAGGCGCGGCGCCACCGCGCCTCGAAGCCCGTGAAGGCGCCCGATCGGTACCGCTGTGGCGCCTGCGGCGGCGCCTACGAGGTCGAGCACGCGGCGAGCGGCCGGACGTGGACGACCGCGAGCGAGTTCGGCGGCGTGAAGTCGGCGCTCGGTGCCGAGTGGTAA
- a CDS encoding phosphorylase family protein, whose amino-acid sequence MTASDDTLPIARSPDPDDPVVPAALVLTAAFEDPLDERQPWLERYEITDTLAVPGAETPVYLTDSGIAVTTTGIGKSDAATTVTALLATPGIDLESAYVVSCGIAGSSPETAALGSVAIADAVVDWDRKHRWDRGSVDDAGELGESTAIGDSTDERPIDLLAYRPRDYVHRLEDGLVERALAAAGDVDLLEDDDARAYQRTYPEAPDSGPTIERGTTVCGDEFWHGPRYAREVGWLCEAYGVGPYVTTQMEDAATARALERFDLRDRYLSVRAVSNYDRPAPGESVTESFDGDPATLALAIDNAARVGGRVVEELVETDPLDIGTERAV is encoded by the coding sequence ATGACCGCCAGTGATGACACGCTCCCGATCGCTCGCAGTCCGGACCCGGACGACCCCGTCGTCCCCGCCGCTCTCGTCCTCACCGCGGCGTTCGAGGACCCGCTGGACGAACGCCAACCGTGGCTCGAGCGCTACGAGATCACCGACACTCTCGCGGTTCCGGGCGCCGAGACGCCGGTCTACCTGACCGACTCGGGGATCGCCGTCACGACCACCGGCATCGGCAAGAGCGACGCGGCGACGACCGTCACTGCCCTGCTCGCGACCCCGGGGATCGACCTCGAATCGGCCTACGTCGTCTCCTGTGGCATCGCGGGATCGTCGCCCGAGACCGCCGCGCTGGGATCGGTCGCGATCGCGGACGCGGTGGTCGACTGGGATCGGAAACACCGGTGGGATCGCGGGTCGGTGGACGACGCCGGCGAACTCGGCGAATCGACCGCCATCGGCGATTCCACAGATGAGCGCCCGATCGACCTGCTGGCTTACCGCCCGCGAGACTATGTCCACCGGCTCGAGGACGGCCTCGTCGAACGCGCGCTCGCGGCCGCCGGCGACGTCGACCTGCTCGAGGACGACGACGCTCGAGCCTACCAGCGGACGTATCCCGAAGCGCCCGATTCGGGACCGACCATCGAGCGCGGCACGACCGTCTGCGGCGACGAGTTCTGGCACGGCCCCCGCTACGCGCGGGAGGTCGGGTGGCTCTGCGAGGCCTACGGCGTCGGTCCCTACGTGACGACCCAGATGGAAGACGCCGCGACCGCGCGGGCGCTCGAGCGGTTCGACCTGCGCGATCGCTACCTAAGCGTGCGGGCCGTCTCGAACTACGACCGACCGGCGCCCGGCGAGTCGGTTACCGAGAGTTTCGACGGCGATCCGGCGACCCTCGCGCTGGCGATCGACAATGCCGCCCGCGTCGGGGGGAGGGTCGTCGAGGAACTGGTCGAGACGGACCCCCTCGATATCGGCACGGAGCGCGCTGTGTAA
- a CDS encoding ACT domain-containing protein, whose protein sequence is MDPTDYLQNGTVSVSDDTYAVCRTDHNHPDAFATVQDETETTVVVEQDAVDTVDASEIESDWKRLTFEMDLPFELVGFLAAVASALAEVDVSVFVISTYSTDHVFVKEDELDTAVLRLEDLGCNVSD, encoded by the coding sequence ATGGATCCGACCGATTATCTCCAGAACGGGACAGTCAGCGTATCGGACGACACATATGCAGTTTGCCGGACCGATCACAATCATCCCGATGCATTTGCGACCGTCCAAGACGAGACAGAGACCACGGTGGTCGTCGAGCAGGATGCTGTCGATACGGTCGATGCCAGTGAGATTGAGTCCGATTGGAAGCGACTGACATTCGAGATGGACCTCCCGTTTGAACTCGTTGGCTTTCTAGCGGCGGTTGCGTCAGCACTTGCCGAAGTAGATGTTTCGGTGTTCGTCATCTCTACGTACTCAACCGATCACGTGTTTGTCAAGGAAGACGAGCTTGATACTGCTGTTCTGCGGCTCGAAGATTTGGGATGTAATGTCTCCGACTGA
- a CDS encoding poly-gamma-glutamate hydrolase family protein: MTRATVRTHQLEETDTGHYTELLYDDGENDEVLVCAAHGGQVEPWTAEQAVELTARLPSASCWACLGYDDQRKPFELWHPPSSSFSPDLYPLLGEIADRGFETVVSFHGLGDDRVLVGGATDAETKRRVSDRLETAVSDPVESVSSGPYAGVSPNNFVNWLSRDGAGGLQLEQSRAVRDDERGAVVAALEALRSDGVI; the protein is encoded by the coding sequence GTGACTCGAGCGACGGTTCGGACCCACCAACTCGAGGAGACTGACACCGGCCACTACACCGAGTTACTGTACGACGACGGGGAAAACGACGAGGTGCTGGTCTGTGCCGCCCACGGCGGGCAGGTCGAACCCTGGACCGCCGAGCAGGCGGTCGAATTGACGGCGCGTCTCCCGTCCGCCAGCTGCTGGGCCTGCCTCGGCTACGACGATCAGCGGAAGCCGTTCGAGCTGTGGCACCCGCCGTCCAGTTCCTTCTCCCCCGATTTGTACCCGCTGCTCGGCGAGATCGCCGACCGAGGCTTCGAGACGGTCGTCAGCTTCCACGGCCTCGGCGACGATCGCGTGCTCGTCGGCGGCGCCACCGACGCCGAGACGAAACGACGCGTCAGCGACCGCCTCGAGACGGCGGTTTCGGATCCCGTCGAGTCGGTCTCTTCGGGCCCCTACGCCGGCGTCAGTCCGAACAACTTCGTCAACTGGCTCTCGCGGGACGGCGCCGGCGGCCTGCAACTCGAGCAGAGTCGGGCCGTCCGCGACGACGAGCGCGGGGCCGTCGTCGCCGCCCTCGAGGCGCTCCGGAGCGACGGCGTGATCTAA
- a CDS encoding NRAMP family divalent metal transporter, with translation MASETYEVGGVQATVADLLETYGLGVLFAANVFGAGSVYILADTGANFAFALLWVLPLAFLIDIALHDMSARLAVSREPLTDYIVDYLPGVSGRALIVAMAAMSALWSISNYAIAGAALAWLVPGLDNVLIGILVAAGVGVALVQLRVYERIEGAIAAMVITVFASYGLLLVGLEIPIGDVAAGLVPTLVSDIGYLTAVIALLGTTVYWPNFFIQSSMGPTKEWTDVNAYRRDNAAGIMTTLTIGAFVMIVSAITLTEGTMTLTGPGEPLAATLGQGALYVFLIAALLASFSSATGTLFGAGYMVPQALGHHTVFGDARFRATVVGLIVLSALAAFWLLINTGLTPVRMAIIMPAINGLIALPVTVLGLIGAVNRYGDVSKKENVAFALVALVLLVGSALTAESLATTLAGWL, from the coding sequence ATGGCGAGTGAAACGTACGAGGTCGGCGGCGTGCAGGCGACGGTCGCCGACCTACTGGAAACGTACGGGCTCGGCGTGCTGTTCGCGGCGAACGTCTTCGGCGCGGGATCGGTCTACATCCTGGCCGACACCGGCGCGAACTTCGCGTTCGCGCTGCTGTGGGTCCTCCCGCTGGCCTTCCTCATCGACATCGCCCTCCACGACATGTCGGCCCGGCTTGCGGTCTCCCGAGAACCGCTGACCGACTACATCGTCGACTACCTGCCCGGTGTCAGCGGTCGCGCCCTCATCGTCGCGATGGCCGCGATGAGCGCCCTCTGGTCGATCTCGAACTACGCGATCGCCGGTGCTGCGCTGGCGTGGCTTGTCCCGGGTCTGGACAACGTCCTCATCGGGATCCTGGTGGCGGCCGGCGTCGGCGTCGCGCTGGTGCAACTGCGGGTCTACGAGCGCATCGAGGGTGCGATCGCCGCGATGGTGATCACCGTCTTCGCCTCCTATGGCCTCCTGCTCGTCGGGCTAGAGATTCCCATCGGCGACGTCGCTGCCGGACTCGTTCCGACGCTGGTCAGCGATATCGGCTATCTCACGGCCGTCATCGCGCTGCTCGGAACGACCGTCTACTGGCCGAACTTCTTCATCCAGTCGAGCATGGGCCCGACCAAGGAGTGGACCGACGTCAACGCCTACCGACGGGACAACGCCGCCGGGATCATGACGACGCTCACGATCGGCGCGTTCGTGATGATCGTCTCGGCGATCACGCTGACCGAAGGGACGATGACGCTCACCGGCCCCGGCGAACCGCTGGCGGCGACCCTCGGTCAGGGCGCGCTCTACGTCTTCCTGATCGCGGCACTGCTAGCCAGCTTTAGCTCGGCGACTGGGACGCTGTTCGGCGCCGGCTACATGGTCCCGCAGGCGCTGGGCCATCACACCGTCTTCGGCGACGCGCGCTTTCGCGCGACCGTCGTCGGCCTCATCGTCCTCTCGGCGCTGGCCGCGTTCTGGCTGCTGATCAACACCGGCCTCACGCCCGTCCGGATGGCGATCATCATGCCCGCGATCAACGGGCTGATCGCCCTGCCGGTCACCGTCCTCGGACTCATCGGCGCCGTCAACCGATACGGTGACGTCTCGAAGAAGGAGAACGTCGCCTTCGCGCTCGTCGCGCTCGTTCTGCTGGTCGGCAGCGCCCTGACGGCCGAATCGCTCGCGACGACCCTCGCCGGCTGGCTCTAG
- a CDS encoding 2-amino-3,7-dideoxy-D-threo-hept-6-ulosonate synthase: MTTTGIDARLDRIGTDDSYVIIPMDHGITMGAVQGLKDIEATINGVTRGGADAVLTQKGIASRVHEHKNDKGYIVHLNGSTTIGPDEQDKRMTGTVEEAVRVGADAVSFHINVGSDHEPDQIAQLAEVTEDAQRLGMPVLAMAYARGPGVDSEDPEALGHAVRLAEELGADIVKTGYSGDAESFEHVAESTRLPVVIAGGSKGTDRETIEMVRGVMDAGGAGISMGRSVFQHEDPEAIATAVSGVVHDDLSTDEALEAAGLALQA, encoded by the coding sequence ATGACTACCACAGGTATTGACGCGCGACTCGACAGAATTGGCACAGACGACTCCTACGTGATCATCCCGATGGACCACGGGATCACGATGGGAGCCGTTCAGGGACTGAAAGACATCGAAGCAACCATCAACGGCGTGACCCGGGGCGGCGCGGACGCCGTCCTCACCCAGAAGGGGATCGCCTCCCGCGTCCACGAGCACAAAAACGACAAAGGGTACATCGTCCACCTCAACGGCTCGACGACGATCGGTCCCGACGAGCAAGACAAACGGATGACCGGCACCGTCGAAGAGGCCGTCCGCGTCGGCGCCGACGCCGTCTCCTTCCACATCAACGTCGGCTCCGATCACGAACCCGACCAGATCGCCCAGCTCGCGGAGGTCACCGAAGACGCCCAGCGCCTCGGCATGCCGGTCCTCGCGATGGCATACGCCCGCGGTCCGGGCGTCGACTCCGAGGATCCCGAGGCGCTCGGCCACGCCGTCCGCCTCGCCGAGGAACTCGGCGCCGACATCGTCAAGACGGGCTACAGCGGCGACGCTGAGAGCTTCGAACACGTCGCCGAGTCGACCCGACTCCCGGTCGTCATCGCCGGCGGCTCGAAGGGCACCGACCGCGAAACGATCGAGATGGTCCGGGGCGTCATGGACGCCGGCGGCGCCGGCATCTCGATGGGCCGCTCGGTCTTCCAGCACGAGGACCCCGAGGCCATCGCGACCGCCGTCTCCGGCGTCGTCCACGACGATCTGTCGACCGACGAAGCGCTGGAAGCGGCCGGACTGGCGCTTCAGGCCTGA
- the trpA gene encoding tryptophan synthase subunit alpha, which yields MTDDSNAAPESDIETAIRENDPALITYITAGDPSLEDTKRYVEALDRGGSDLIELGLPFSEPVAEGATIQAAINRALDAGTTPEGFFELVDDLETEAPLLVMTYYNMILQYGSEPDVRPFVERAAEAGLSGIIVPDLPAEEADPLREACDDHGLDLVFIVAPTTEGERLETIMSQVSGFAYVQARLGTTGARADVSTATHESLERLSEYDVPKAVGFGVSEGDHAAEIVEAGADGVIVGSALIDIVAGSDDPAADLEAKAEELKRGAVRGAESLTVDAEDTPEPEQP from the coding sequence ATGACTGACGATTCGAACGCCGCCCCAGAAAGCGACATCGAGACCGCCATCCGCGAGAACGACCCCGCGCTCATCACCTACATCACCGCGGGCGATCCCTCGCTCGAGGACACCAAGCGGTACGTCGAGGCCCTCGATCGAGGCGGCTCGGACCTGATCGAACTCGGCTTGCCGTTCTCGGAACCGGTCGCCGAGGGCGCGACGATCCAGGCCGCGATCAACCGGGCGCTCGACGCGGGAACGACCCCCGAAGGCTTCTTCGAGCTGGTCGACGACCTCGAGACCGAGGCGCCGCTGCTGGTGATGACCTACTACAACATGATCCTCCAATACGGTTCGGAGCCGGATGTCCGCCCCTTCGTCGAGCGCGCGGCCGAGGCCGGCCTCTCGGGGATCATCGTCCCCGACCTCCCTGCCGAGGAGGCCGACCCGCTGCGCGAGGCTTGCGACGACCACGGCCTCGATCTGGTCTTCATCGTCGCGCCGACGACCGAAGGCGAGCGCCTCGAGACGATCATGTCGCAGGTCTCGGGCTTCGCCTACGTTCAGGCCCGCCTCGGGACGACAGGCGCCCGCGCGGACGTTTCGACGGCGACCCACGAGAGCTTAGAGCGCCTCTCGGAGTACGACGTCCCCAAGGCGGTCGGCTTCGGCGTCAGCGAGGGCGACCACGCGGCCGAGATCGTCGAGGCCGGCGCCGACGGCGTCATCGTCGGCAGCGCGCTGATAGACATCGTCGCCGGCAGCGACGATCCGGCGGCCGATCTCGAGGCCAAAGCCGAGGAACTCAAACGCGGCGCAGTTCGGGGCGCGGAGTCTCTCACGGTCGATGCGGAAGATACACCGGAACCAGAACAGCCATAA
- the trpB gene encoding tryptophan synthase subunit beta — MSTSDPEHNRERDSESTFGDYGGQYVPEALMPALQELEDAYERYVLENEDGFMDEFRERMHDFGGRPTPLQRADRLSERYDREIYLKREDLVHGGAHKLNNALGQVLLAKYMGKERIIAETGAGQHGTATAMAAAHLDMPCEIYMGRTDVNRQRPNVYRMRMNGAEVNPVEAGSGTLKEAINETFRDWATTVETTHYVIGSVVGPHPFPKLVRDFQAVIGREAREQIREKAGRLPDSVVACAGGGSNTMGTFHEFVPDCADPRFANESSGRSPRDEDVDLYAVEAGGSSLEIDAEEGLAPNSATLSTGTDGVLHGAMTKLLQSEEGQIMESHSVSAGLDYAGVGPELSYLAETGRVTPVSVDDEAALNGFHRLSRLEGIIPALESSHALGYLEESHDELGDLVVVNVSGRGDKDLETVLEETEKRDLEAAPDVEVFDG; from the coding sequence ATGAGCACGAGCGATCCCGAACACAACCGCGAGCGCGACAGCGAGTCCACGTTCGGCGACTACGGCGGCCAGTACGTCCCCGAGGCCCTGATGCCGGCGTTACAGGAACTCGAGGACGCCTACGAGCGCTACGTCCTCGAAAACGAGGACGGCTTCATGGACGAGTTCCGCGAGCGGATGCACGATTTCGGCGGGCGACCGACGCCGCTCCAGCGCGCAGACCGACTCAGCGAGCGATACGACCGCGAGATCTACCTCAAGCGCGAGGATCTCGTCCACGGCGGGGCGCACAAACTGAACAACGCGCTTGGACAGGTCCTGCTCGCGAAGTACATGGGCAAAGAGCGGATCATCGCCGAGACCGGCGCGGGCCAACACGGGACCGCGACCGCGATGGCCGCGGCCCACCTCGACATGCCCTGCGAGATCTACATGGGCCGGACCGACGTCAACCGCCAGCGCCCGAACGTCTACCGGATGCGAATGAACGGGGCCGAGGTCAACCCCGTCGAGGCCGGCAGCGGGACGTTGAAGGAAGCGATCAACGAGACGTTCCGCGACTGGGCAACCACCGTCGAGACGACCCACTACGTGATCGGTAGCGTGGTCGGCCCGCACCCGTTCCCGAAACTGGTCCGGGACTTCCAGGCCGTCATCGGCCGCGAGGCCCGCGAGCAGATCCGAGAAAAGGCCGGCCGCCTGCCCGACAGCGTCGTCGCCTGCGCCGGCGGCGGCTCGAACACGATGGGGACCTTCCACGAGTTCGTGCCGGACTGCGCGGACCCACGGTTCGCGAACGAATCGAGCGGGCGAAGCCCGCGAGACGAGGACGTCGACCTCTACGCCGTCGAGGCCGGCGGCTCGAGCCTCGAGATCGACGCCGAGGAGGGGCTCGCGCCCAACTCCGCGACGCTCTCGACGGGGACCGACGGCGTCCTCCACGGCGCGATGACAAAGCTCCTCCAGAGCGAGGAAGGCCAGATCATGGAGTCCCACAGCGTCAGCGCAGGACTGGACTACGCCGGCGTCGGTCCCGAACTCTCGTATCTCGCCGAGACGGGGCGAGTCACGCCAGTCAGCGTCGACGATGAGGCCGCGCTCAACGGCTTCCACCGGCTCTCGCGACTCGAGGGGATCATCCCGGCGCTGGAGTCGAGTCACGCGCTCGGCTACCTCGAGGAATCGCACGACGAGCTGGGCGACCTCGTCGTTGTCAACGTCTCGGGCCGCGGCGACAAGGACTTAGAGACGGTCCTCGAGGAGACCGAGAAACGCGATCTCGAGGCGGCACCGGACGTGGAGGTGTTCGACGGATGA
- the trpC gene encoding indole-3-glycerol phosphate synthase, producing METDTDLAPAVESILEAARERPGGDEVVDVDARSLPDAVARAEADGRVPVIAEVKPTSPTADGTRDDDPVELAEAMVDGGATAISVLTEPSHFGGSTESLTRIREAVDVPVLRKDFLLREAQLDAVAADLLLLIVRFLEPETLGELVAASRERGFQPLVEVHDRAELETALEAGAEIIGVNNRDLARLEVDLETFESVAPYARRMTRLDESSGEAARRVPDDVTLIAESGVSSPADVRRMRAAGADALLVGSAIMDHGAGDSDVTENTRRLVEAEDDET from the coding sequence ATGGAGACTGATACGGATCTCGCACCGGCGGTCGAGTCGATCCTCGAGGCCGCCCGGGAGCGCCCCGGAGGCGACGAGGTGGTCGACGTCGACGCGCGGTCGCTGCCTGACGCCGTCGCGCGGGCCGAGGCCGACGGCCGCGTTCCGGTGATCGCCGAGGTAAAGCCGACGAGCCCCACCGCCGACGGGACTCGCGACGACGATCCCGTCGAACTGGCGGAGGCGATGGTCGATGGCGGCGCGACGGCCATCTCGGTGCTCACCGAGCCGAGCCACTTCGGCGGGTCCACCGAGTCGCTGACCCGGATCCGTGAGGCCGTCGACGTCCCCGTCCTCCGGAAGGACTTCCTCCTCCGCGAGGCGCAGTTGGATGCCGTCGCGGCCGATCTCCTGTTACTAATCGTCCGCTTCCTCGAGCCCGAGACGCTCGGGGAACTCGTAGCCGCATCCCGCGAACGCGGCTTCCAGCCGCTCGTGGAGGTCCACGACCGGGCGGAACTCGAGACCGCCCTCGAGGCGGGCGCCGAGATTATCGGCGTCAACAACCGGGATCTGGCGCGACTCGAGGTCGACCTCGAAACCTTCGAGTCGGTGGCGCCCTATGCGAGGCGTATGACGCGCCTCGACGAGTCGAGCGGCGAAGCCGCGAGACGGGTTCCGGACGACGTAACGCTGATCGCCGAGAGCGGCGTGTCCTCGCCCGCGGATGTCCGCCGGATGCGCGCGGCTGGCGCCGACGCCCTGTTGGTTGGCAGCGCCATCATGGACCACGGCGCGGGCGACAGCGACGTGACCGAGAACACCCGGCGATTGGTCGAGGCGGAGGACGACGAGACATGA
- a CDS encoding MGMT family protein encodes MEDVTDAGIYARESSYLDRHVQLGAASGRVLSVTFPERPDDDAETDHPVLDRIFEYLDGLEEITFDDVQVALTVPTDQRAVLESVREIPYGDQVTVDTLARMTSGLDHEDEDDVILVRTALDQNPAPILIPDHRVRDGPSAAPPAVEQKLRSLEEL; translated from the coding sequence ATGGAGGACGTCACGGATGCCGGAATCTACGCGCGGGAATCGTCGTACCTCGATCGACACGTCCAGCTCGGGGCCGCCAGCGGACGCGTGCTGAGCGTCACGTTTCCCGAGCGACCCGACGACGACGCCGAGACGGACCACCCCGTGCTCGACCGCATCTTCGAGTACCTCGACGGACTCGAGGAGATCACCTTCGACGACGTGCAGGTTGCCCTGACGGTGCCGACCGACCAGCGGGCCGTCCTCGAGTCAGTCCGGGAGATCCCCTACGGCGATCAGGTCACCGTCGACACGCTCGCGAGGATGACCTCCGGGCTCGACCACGAAGACGAGGACGACGTCATTCTCGTCCGAACCGCCTTGGACCAGAATCCGGCGCCGATCCTTATTCCGGACCACCGCGTGCGCGACGGCCCCAGCGCCGCGCCCCCGGCTGTCGAACAGAAGTTGCGCTCGCTCGAGGAACTGTAG
- a CDS encoding CPBP family intramembrane glutamic endopeptidase, giving the protein MAQWATFAGVTGVVLVLLLVLSHLTQSAFSDNDSTASDGTDTASPQSASVSSARGDTSELDSGSHRRDSHDTAAPANDEAGGADSSVGADAETAAESESDATADRDGRSGAANRPTTANDPTAAERGVETQRTQSPSDPAKVSGTGARSDGQPQQELDPQSLSAGELLANVALSQGLFASVLLGAVLYTGIPVGALGIEFSTAFLREGLVVGTAAGLVLYAANEIGAAAATHIGFDHDEQLRTLLAPDTTWEWVVLLAFVLPLIAGFEELLFRAAMIGALSTGFGVDPWLLAVVSSIAFALGHGMQGSVGILVTGLLGFVLATVFVVTGSFVVVVVAHYLINALEFVVHEGLEFEWAETLES; this is encoded by the coding sequence ATGGCTCAGTGGGCGACGTTCGCGGGCGTTACGGGCGTCGTCCTCGTTTTGCTGCTCGTTCTCTCACACCTGACACAGAGCGCGTTCTCCGACAACGATTCGACCGCCAGCGACGGCACCGATACTGCGTCCCCACAGTCCGCGTCCGTCTCGAGCGCTCGAGGCGACACATCTGAACTCGACTCGGGAAGCCATCGCCGCGATTCACACGACACGGCCGCGCCCGCCAACGACGAGGCGGGGGGCGCCGACTCGAGTGTCGGTGCGGACGCGGAGACGGCGGCCGAATCGGAGTCCGATGCGACGGCCGATCGCGACGGCCGTTCTGGGGCCGCTAACCGTCCGACTACCGCAAACGATCCGACGGCTGCCGAACGTGGGGTCGAGACGCAGCGGACACAGTCGCCGTCCGACCCCGCAAAGGTATCCGGAACCGGCGCGCGCTCCGACGGACAGCCACAACAGGAACTCGATCCGCAGTCGCTGTCCGCGGGGGAACTCCTGGCGAACGTCGCGCTCTCGCAGGGGCTGTTCGCGAGCGTCCTCCTCGGGGCGGTCCTCTACACCGGGATCCCCGTCGGCGCGCTAGGGATCGAGTTCTCGACGGCGTTCCTCCGGGAGGGGCTCGTGGTTGGAACGGCGGCCGGACTCGTCCTCTACGCGGCCAACGAGATCGGCGCCGCGGCGGCGACGCATATCGGGTTCGACCACGACGAACAGTTGCGGACGCTGCTGGCGCCAGACACGACGTGGGAGTGGGTGGTGCTGCTGGCGTTCGTCCTCCCGCTGATCGCCGGCTTCGAGGAGTTGCTGTTCCGGGCGGCGATGATCGGCGCCCTCTCGACCGGCTTCGGCGTCGATCCGTGGCTGTTGGCGGTCGTCTCCTCGATCGCGTTCGCCCTCGGCCACGGGATGCAGGGGTCGGTCGGCATCCTCGTTACCGGGCTGCTCGGATTCGTCCTCGCGACGGTCTTCGTCGTCACCGGGAGCTTCGTGGTCGTCGTCGTCGCCCACTACCTGATCAACGCCCTCGAGTTCGTCGTTCACGAGGGCCTCGAGTTCGAGTGGGCCGAGACCCTCGAAAGCTAA